In the genome of Lathyrus oleraceus cultivar Zhongwan6 chromosome 4, CAAS_Psat_ZW6_1.0, whole genome shotgun sequence, the window ATTAGATATCTACAAAATTACATGTTTTTCCAATTCCCATTTCTGCTTCAACATTTTTTTAATCTGTTTCTCctaaaaaacaattaaaaatataaaataaaaggTTTCACAAATCAACCCACGCTCCTTGATCTAATATTTGTGCACAGATAATTTTTGTTATATCTATTGTACCTTAACACCAAGAAAATCAGCTGCGGATTTAGCCATCATAGTAGCAAATTCATTGAAACTAATAACACCATCACCATTGCTATCAGCTTCAGCCATCATGTTAGCAAGTTCGTGATAGGTTAAAGGATGTCCCATCTTTGCCATTGATCCGGCGAGTTCCGCCGCCGTGATGAAGCCGTTACCGTCTCGGTCGAACGAGCGAAAAACCTCTAGAAGCTGTTCTTGATTGACTAAAACATTCTCGTTCATGTCCGGCATGATTGCGTTAACGAGCTCGTCGAATTCGATGTAACCGTTGTTGTTGTTGTCCATGTTGTTGAGTAAGGCGTGGAGTTCGTCGCCGGTTGGTTTGATGCCGAGCGAGCGGAGGAGCGCGGCGAGCTCGAGATGTGTTAGGCTGCCGTCGGAGTCCATGTCGAAGCGATTGAATATGTCGCTTAGTTGTTTGATTTGATCGTCGGTTTGGAGCATTGACATGGCTTGAATATGTCGCTTAAGGAAAAGAAAATTTTGATGGATAAATAGATAGAATTGTTTTTGCTTTTAATGATTTTGAAATTTGTTAGTTTGGTGATAATGATGATGGTGTTGATTTTGTTATGATGGTGATATGTTTGATTGAAGATTTGGAATGGGTCGAAAGGGTTGTGAGAGAAAACGCGTTTTTGTTTGATAAACAGAAAACTGAATTTGAGAAATGGGGATGAGAATGTGAGAATGGGTATGTGTTTTAGTGTTTACCAATTTAGTTGTTGGGAACACCCTTTGCGTGTGAAAAGGATGTTGAAAAATTGTTAAGGTGAAATTTGGGATTAAGATTAAGTTATGTGTATTAGCTATAATTAATGTGTGTGTGTCCGTGAGTTTAGTTTAGGGGTTTGAAATTGTTTGGTGAATAGAATAGATATTGACCAACGAAGTATACGGAGAAATTAATTGATATTGTCTAAGATGGGTTTGTGTGAATTTTTTAGTATAAACTTGTCAAGTGGATACCAGCGTATTTAGTGCTGGCCAAAATGGATTATTCTAGAAGCTGTGGATAGGGGCAGTTGGGTTCTAATGCACAAGCTATGATGCATGGGAGGTTGTTTGATTAAAAGCAAATTGTATTTTATAAGGAATGATTGTGCAGCTTATAGATAAGTTAAGGTTTAATGATTGAACAACTTAGCTAGCTTGTAAATTTGTGTTGCAAGTAACTAGGTTAACACAAGTAATTCTAACTAACAAAGATGTATTACAATTTTGTCAAACCTCctaattcatatttttttttaattttatgaGCTCCTTCAAGCAATTAAATCTTGcgattttttttaaataattatttttttcaaGAATAATACGAAAATAATCACAATTTCAAAGTTTCTATCAAtataatcatttaaaaaaaaaccAAGACGTTTTTTGCTATGTCGCATATAGGTAAAGTATAAAAGCATGCACCACTGCAATTGGCGCATGCATGGGCTactctttatttttttttacacGCATGCGCCAATTGCAGTGGCGCATGCTCCTACATTTTACATGCTTTTACATGCATGCGTCAATTGCAGTTGCACATGTTCTTACATTTTACATGCATGCGTCAATTGCAGTGATGCATGCTCTTACATTTTACATGAATGCACCAATTGTAGTGACACATACTCCCACAAACATGGTTAGTTTGGTAAGTAAATTGAAAATGTGGTTATTTTGGTATGTAATTTGAAAAAGTTAGtaatttcaaaaaataaataaatcaaacCTTGCTTTCTTCAAACATTTTGTGAGTATATTTGCAAGTTGTGATTTTGATTTGTAATATTCAATCTTCGATTAGTCTTTGTTGACTTGATCTGTCAAAAAGTGGTATTTTGTATCAATGTGTTTGTTTCTACCATGACTAATGAGATAATTAGCCAAGTCAATTGTATACTTGTTATCAATAAGTAATGTGATCTTCAAGGTTTTTTGAGGTTCAGTTCTTCTAATAATATTTTCATCTATCTTATTTGGCACGCTGCATATGAAGCTCATACATACTCAACTTCACAAGATGATAGAGTTATTATTTCTCGCTTATTTGAACTCCACGAGATTGGTGCTGCTCCAATCATGAGTAGATAACATGTAATGTTTTTCCTATCATTTTGATCTTCTTCCTAGTTTGAGTCAGAATAACCATGTGCTTTTGTTTTCTTGCTAGTGTTCTTCTAGTTTGGCTTTTATGTATCTTAAAATCCTCTTAATAGCTAGTAGGTTACATGTTCTAGACTTCTCCGTGAAATTACTGACCATGCCAACACTCAGACAATCGTATGGCCTCATGTTGTATACATATTTGAACAAGTTAATGATTTCCTTGTAGACATGCACCTACAAGCTCATCATTTTGTATATTTTATCAACTTTATACATGTCTTTGAAGGTGAGAAAGACACAAGAATAGGGGGAGGATAAGTTAtgttatttttttctttcttttctcaAAAACTCTCATCAGACTCTGAACTCAAAGCCTAGAATCTGATACTGAGTTAAGTGTTTGCAACAGCTAAAATAAGTTAATAGttagagagaaagagagagagagagggggggggggggagagaGATACAAGCATATTTATCCTAGTTCCTCCAAAAAATCGAGAGTAGTCCAATCCTCTTGCACTCCCAAGAGATTTCACTATAACCACAACTGATTacaaatgctcaagcacacaagtaagagacttctaacaATCTAAATTACAAATAAAAGATTGTTTATTTTttacacttgatatacaatcagaggtaTAAACAAAATACAACTCAATAAGACTTTCTAAGACTTAAGAATTTATAAGATATACAAATGATAAGAAATTCTAAGTTAAACTTATGTTTTTTGTTTGACGCAATAACAACTCTTTTATTATCAAAGTTTAGTTTGTTTTTCTTCAAGTCTTTAGCTCCTTATATAGAGAGATAGAAAAGAGTCGTTGAAGAGAAGATCTAACAAAAGTGAGTCTTGGAGAAGCTTGATCATAGACGTTGGAATGTTACTTGATATGGTTAATCCCTTTGAAAAGATATTTGAAATCCCTTTGCTTCAAGAGGAATTATCTGTTACATCCCAATTGTCTATGTAGATTTTTGTTTAAATCTTCACATGATCAGAAGAAGACAAATTGCTATCTGAATCTGAAAGTGACCTATCAGAGTCTTCTCGATCCTTGCATTGACTAACCTCAGAGTCTAATAGTGACCTATCTGAGTCTTCTCTATCCTTGCATTGACAGACCTTAGAGTTTGAGTCTTCAGAGGCTTAGTCTTCAGAGGTTGACTTCCTTTAGAGTTTGCATTTTTAAAGTCTGAGAACTTCAGAGTCTGATCTTTAGAAGTTGACATATTTCAGAGTTTGAGCCTTTAGAGTATGGTTCTCAAATTCTGATCCTTCAAGATCTGGATCTTTTGGCTTCTCTATTAATGTTCATATTCAGTACCAACACTAAGTTTATATTACAAATTTTAGTCTATGGTCCAACACACTTGAACATATGTCCAATTATTCTTTAAAtactttattatcatcaaaaccttagagatatggtacaaaccaattttgttccaacaatctcccattttttgatgatgacaaacacAAGTATTTAAGAATAATAATTGTTAATTTAATTAACAAGTTGACTTCAAggtctgaggtttgtaagctccccttgAGTCTAATTGTCCAAAATGTAAGGTTTGTAAGCCCCCCCTAAGTTCTACCCAGTTTATTAAATTTGATCTTTAAAGCACAATATATAGTTTTTTAGATTTTAAGTAAGAAAAAGGTTCTTAATTATCAGATTCAGATGCTTAAATACTTATTTATCTTACTCTCCCTTTTTTCATCAACAAAAAACAAATAAAGGATAAGAAAAGATACTGAAGAAAAATATTATAAAACCAAGAAGATAATTTTCAGATTGCAAATTTTTTAAAAAGAGTCAGAAACAACAGAACAATGGAATGGTTCAAAGTCCTAAAGCTTAGGGTTTCTTAAAAATCTCCAAGATGGCTTTGATGTCTGAACCTATCTCATTCTGCCTAGCAACCACTGACTTCAATTGACCACACATGTCTTTTTGATTAGCAATAACTGGTTGAAGTTGAGCTCTCATTACCTCTTGATTAGAAGCAACAAAAGTCAATTTAGCCTCTAATTGCTCTTACCCATGACTAGAAGAAGCAACAAACTCAGAATAAAAATTCTTCAGATTCTGTAAAATTGTATCCATAGAGATTCTGAGAGTGTCCCACTTAGCAACATATGCAATTGAGTCATATGTTGTGAGTCTCTCAACAACCAAAATTTGTCTCCTATCATAGATACAAGTTCTAAATTATTCCATTTGGGTTGTGATATGAGGTGGAGGGTTCAGATTAAAAGTTGGTTGAGGTGGTGGTGTTGGTTAAGGTGGAGGGACAAGTGGGGATGTTTCTTCACAAAACAAAAGAGTGTTGTTGTGCCAGAATCTAACAAAACATCAGCTTTTTTAGAATGTG includes:
- the LOC127074904 gene encoding probable calcium-binding protein CML16 — translated: MSMLQTDDQIKQLSDIFNRFDMDSDGSLTHLELAALLRSLGIKPTGDELHALLNNMDNNNNGYIEFDELVNAIMPDMNENVLVNQEQLLEVFRSFDRDGNGFITAAELAGSMAKMGHPLTYHELANMMAEADSNGDGVISFNEFATMMAKSAADFLGVKVQ